The Brettanomyces bruxellensis chromosome 8, complete sequence genome segment AACAGAGGAAGATCTGGATGGTCAAACTATGTGCATTATTTGCAGAGATGATATGACTACAGATGTGCCGAACAAGCGGGGCAGGAATGCACCAAAGAAGCTGCCATGTGGACACGTGCTTCATTTTGGATGTCTCAAAAGCTGGCTTGAGAGATCTCATTGCTGTCCAACCTGTCGTCGTGAAGTTTTCAACTCGAGCGAAGGGAATCTGCCTGAATGGACCCACCATCATCATGTAGAGGGTGAAAATGGGGCAAATGGGGAGAATAGAGAGAATATTGGtaatatggaaaatatgCAGAATGCAAATAACGAGAATGGCATTAATGACGGCAATGATGAGAATAGGCGAAACACTGTAAACGAAGCGAATGGAGAAAATGTGATAAACAGAGAGAGTGAAACAAATACAATCAACGAAGAAGCATCGAGAATAAGTAATCAACTGCAAAATCACACCAATCATTCGGGGAGCACACAAAGTCCACCAGATGATGATTCGATAGAATATTCACATTTTCGCAGCATGCACATCCCAAATGATGAATTAATACCTCCGGGATGGAACATTGTCCCACTTATGAGAATGCCACTTGCCGAGGGAGGATCTGGCGGAAATTTGGATAATTCCTATCGGGTGCTTATCCAAAATGATACTTGCACACTACAGGTAACAGATGAATTGAAGGCTGGATCAAAAAAcataaagaagaattacCGGGAAAGAGCAGCCTGATGTGATAGTGCCGGAGAAACGATTGTTGAAGTAATAATATGCGAAAAGAGGATGTGTGAAAATCCATGGAAAAGGATGAACAGAGTAAACTGATTGGAGGATAATACGCAGAAATGAGGTTGGGAAAGAAATGATTGGCAGAAGACATAAACAGAGACTATGAGTTTGTTCAAATTATCCGATTGGATACATTGACAGCTTCCGAATTATGCCATATTTGCCGATTTTGAAACATTTGACTGCACAGAAAACATACGGAAAGTTACTTATTGAAACTTTTGAATTTAAGGAAAGATAAGACGAAcgtgacaaaaaaaagagtagaagaaaaaaaagtcataTGAAAAACGAAGACAGCTAAGACGCAACAGATTTACACAAATGATGAATAACAAAAGTTTCGATTGCAGATatcattaaaaaaaaaaaacagacAGTGGACTGCACATACTATACAAATACAAACAACAAGACAGATAGATATAAAAGATCAAAACAGAGAGAAGAATAATCACAAGGCTGTCTAATCGATCCTCAGTGCCTTCTGCGCTCAACCTTCATTAAAAGGGCCTTGTTTATGTGTGGCAAGACACCACCGAAGGCGATGGTTGCCTTAATGAGCGTGTCCAATTCTTCATCACCACGAATTGCAAGTTGAAGATGACGTGGTGTGATTCTTTTGACATGCAAATCTTTTGCCGCATTTCCAGCCAATTCGAGAACTTCTGCTGTGAGATACTCCAGAACAGCGGCTAAATAAATGGCGGCTTTTGAACTGACTCTAATTTTGTTTCGCACTGTGGTCTTTAGgtatctttttgttcttccgACGGGGAATTGAAGACCTGCTCTTGCAGAATGTGACTGAAACCTGAGAATGCCATCTTTGGCTCCTCCTTTTCCCTTTCCTCCGTGTATTTTGCCTGACATTGCGCTTTATAAACTGATGCTGGCCAATTCTGTTGTCTTGAATATGTGAACAGGTTGTTTATTCGAATgcaaggaaaaaagaagaatattcgTTGGAGTGAAATAGGTCGGGGAGAAAAGTCGCGATCAGGTTAATAATGATTTatgttaaaaaaataaacaaacaacaaaaaaaaatagtagGTCGTAGAGAAAGCATAAAAATGAGGGAAAATTCGCGGTGGGCACTGAGATaaggggagaaaaagagagagtCAATCCCGTGAGCGAGTATCGGGAGAAAAAGTTAAGTGTCGACTGAGAGGAGGAGAGGGGAAAAGCGAAGGGAAGTTCTAGTTTGGTTAGTGGGGGAAAAATTAGAATTCAAGGATTTTTAGAATAGCAAAGTAAATGGCAAAGTTGTGAAGTATTGCAAAGTAAATTGTGAAGTATTACAAAGTAAATTATGAGGTGAATTATGAGGTGAATTGTGAGGTAAATTGCAAAGTAATTGTGAAGTGAATGgcaaaatgaatttataCACATGTGTGATCATTAGTATTTTAGGAGATCATTATTGATTCACCCTGAGCATTTGCAGTTTACTTCAAGCCGGCATTTCAGCccatttataatttttatccCAGCAAATTCATCTAATACATCTATGCTTTTATCTCACCAAAGCAAGTCTTAACAATTCTATAACTCTATaattctattttttatataataCTTAGGCCTTCCCATTAAAGTGCACTTACGCAATCGGAAATTTATAAAACGCATATCCATTCACTAAGTGGCGCAAATATCTGAAAGTAGAATACAGAAGAGTGAACCAAATGAGAAggggcaaaaaaaaaaaggatcaATAGGAAAGCACCAAAGTAATTTATATAAAATGCATGTGAATGTACGGCCTGCGTAACACAAACGTGCAAAAGCTCTAACCGGTGCGGAAACCCGCAGCAGTCAGCGCTTCCTGTCCTCTGCGGAGTCCGGCTTTCTTTCTGTGTTCAGGACATTCCGTAGCCAGTGTTTGGTGCTATGCGTATCCAGATTGGGGAATCTTGCCATCGGCGAGACGTCTGAGCCGACGGGAGACGACTGGCCGGAACTCGAAGGAATTGAAAGTTCTGGGACGGATCGCGCGAAGTGCAGGGATGTGGCTGAGCTTGGCGCGGTCGCCGGCTGCGCACTGCGGTATGCGCTGTAGCGGTACAGGCCTTGCGCGTGGGCTTGTGCCTGTGCCCGTGCTTGCGCCTGTGCCTGTGCCCGTGCTTGCGCCTGTGACATGCCATTCAGTGCAGGAAACTCCGACGACACTATGCGCATTTGCGTGGGCGCAGGTGGCATAGGCGGCGCCACAGGAGCGGGCGGAATGTACGGCATCTGCTGCCCATATCCAGGCATGTAATCCTGCGGCGCAACCAGCTGCGGCTGCGCGGATGTCGGCGCCCACGGGGGAGATGCTTGATAGATGAAACCGGGAGGCGGAGCGTACGGAGATGTGGGATTAGAAAAGATCATTACCCCCGGAGTTGAAGTTGCGATGGGGCTAGAAGTTGCGGAGCGCGACTCAAAGAAGCCGGCGCTATACAAGGCGGGAGACCAGCCGCAGGGGTAAACTGCGGATGCGGAGAGCGGCGTGTTTATATATGGCGCAGATGCGCTGCCCGCATGTGCCGGCGTCGGCGTCGTGCCGCTGTTGCTGTTCGGAGTTATCAGCATTGAAGATTTTGTGGAGCCGGGAATGGCGATTGGGCGGGGCTTGTTTACGCCGTTCGGCCTGAATTCGGAGAGTGCGCGGCTCAGAAGGTTCTGGCGCCTTGGCGGCGGGAGCACTGCGCCTCGCGGCTGCGAAATTGTCACTCTGGAAGACGGAACAGAGGGCGGCGGCGAAATAAGCGCAGGCGGCTTGGCCGACGCGCCGGTGGGCGTGTGCGGCGAGATCCCAGACTCCTTAAGACTGGAATTCAATTTGAAAGTCGGCAACTTGGAGTCCAGTTTGGCGTTGAGGGTGCGGCATGCCCTGCGCTGGCGCTCTGCGGTGGCGCTACTGCGCATGTCGGGCAGCGCCTTGCGGCTCTTCACGCGCACATTCACGTTCTTTCCGGGGTATGTAAGAATGAAGTTCTCATACATGTGGACTGTCTGTCGGTGCTGTCGGAGATTGTCCAAACGCGAAAAACGCTTCAAGCACAGGTCGCACTTGAATGGGCGCTCGCCTGTATGCTTTCTAATGTGCCTTGCTAAGTGTTCAGACCGGGTAAAAGTCATGGAGCAGTTGGGGAAACCCGTACACCTGTATATGCGCTTCTTGCGCTTTCTGCGCTTTCTGCCCCGCGCAGCTGTGGCAACCGCAGGCGGCGGACTcggtgatgatgaggaagattGTGGTTGCGCGGTAGCTGTAGCATCAGCGGTGTCGTCGTTGTTACGCTGTTGCGCATGTGTGCCTGCGCTCGTGGCCGCGGCCGCACCAGTATCTGCGCCAGTGGCTGCGCCAGTGTCCGCGCGTGCGCTCAATGAAGGTTTCTGCGCGGCGGGCGCCGCAGCGTCGCTCGTGGAGGTGGAGGTGGAATTTGCTGCAGATGTCATTTCCCGGATGTTGGAGTCAAAGGCCGACCGAATTAGGAAGAAATTGTTTAGAATGCCGGTGGAAACACAGGCTCAAGGCCAAAAAGAATGTACGGcagtgaaagaaaatggacaAAAtagtgaaagaaaaagagaaattttGCACAAGCTTAACGAGAGACTATCGCAAATACCGAATAGTATATGGATAAGTGAAGTAAGCTGAAGCGATCAGcgaaaagtaaaaaaagagaccGTGGAAGGAACCCAAGAGACCTGATgatagaagaaaacagCTTTGGCAATAGCACAAGAAACGTGTGAAATCATGAGAAGCCATGGGTTGCAAAAAGGTGGGAAGTGGAGGTATATAAACAATGATCTAATGAAGGTGAGATGAAAAAACACAGAGGAGAGGAAAATGGAGACTGAACGCGATTCGAGAACCAaggggggaaaaagaaaaaaggaaacagagaaaaagaaacgtACGTAGTTTAGAATATGGGCAGGAAAAAACAATGAATGCACATAGATGGATGGATgtttacaaaaaaaaaaaagtacataCATACGTAAACGGACACGAATTATGGAAGGGAGAAAGTGAGGAAGGACAACAAGGCACAAGTGGAATAGATTCAAACAAACAACATGAAACATCATAGTGTTGGCCAGATAATAGGGGCAGGGCCCTTTTGAGAAAATAACAACAGAAAAAACGACTCCTGGGCCCCGCATATGGACTAAGTGtgagaagaggaaaataaaataaataaataaataaaaaaattaaataaaatgccGGCTAACAGTGTTGGCTGACCTGGGACaatcgaaaaaaatagcacCATTATAAAAATAGACTTTGGTACGATGAGGCACGGGTGCATCTCTcagcaaaataaaaaagagtaaaaaaagggaaagaaaatgaaagcaaATCTACATAGATGCCTTGAGGAATTATGAATATGGAgaatatggaaaatatgaagaataCGGAgaatatggaaaatatggaaaatatggagaatatggaaaatatggaaaatatggaaaacCATAATCTTGAAGCACAAGTTCAGCACCCCAAAATTGTGAAAGCGTTACCAAAAGCTGCTATTCTGACTTATTTATTTAGCTATGTACTTATTAGTTAATAGAACTAGGAACTATTGTCAAATTCCCGTTTAAAATTTCAGATCATAATAGCgaataataagaacctcgacaatgaaatatttccaacagcaagaaaaacaaTCGAGTGGAAACAATTTCTTCAACGGGAAGTCGTGAATTTCCTCCGGCACTTTTGTGTTTCGAAATAGGTCGAACCAAATAGTTCTTTGATGCGCACCACATCTCCGCTGGGGGGCCTCCGGCAAGCGCTGTGCGCGAAAACACACATCCTGCGCTATGCGCTTTGCGCTCTGGCGTCTCCGGCGCTGCGGCCCACAAGTGCCTGCTTCTGGAACTATCTGCTATTGTAGAATTTCAGTTTCAATTGACTTCTTTTGTCCCCCGGTCTGTcacaatttatttttaccaTCCAGTCCAACATAATTTTGTCGctaataatattattattcaacAACTTGGGGGGACACGCATATGGCGccatttgaaaaaaaagaggcgCCTTATTTTTGGGATGTCGGGTGCGCTCTGCTAAATTTGAGTGCGGATGCGCTAGCCAGCGGATCACGAGTGGCGCTGCAGTCGAGAATGCGCGCACCTCGGGGCGCCCTCAAAGCAAACCTTCGAAACAAAAACGCTTACCTCACAATCgcattgttttttttttaagattTTAGACGTTGACATTTCGCGCGGCTGTGTATCGGCAAACCGCTAGGGGGTTTAATGCATTGCGCTCGCGGGGCgggaaatgaaaaagcgagaaacaaaaagggaaataaGAAgggaaacaacaaaaagaaacaagagacaaaaaaaaagaaaacaaaaagggaaacaacgaaaagaaagaaaaatgatgaacCAATCATTGATTTCCATGCAGTTGTCAGCTTAACCGTTGGAATTCGAACTACAATAACaatatcctttttttttgggaatTCCTGGAAAGATTATATCATACAAGAATTTGAGGAGGTGAGAGAATGCGTCATAAGTATTCTAGAAGTTCACAAAAACAGGCCATAAACCAATTCGGGGCATTAAACCCTCAATGGCTACTCCCTTTTAGTAACTAGGTAAACATGGAAAATGGTAGTGTGCCAAACACAGCAGATCAACCAGCATGTGCTAGATCAAGACGCTATAGAATGCTTCTAGCGCAGTATCTTCCTCGGCGCCATTGCGCTGGTTATCGCTCTGCAAGTGCGCCTTCTTAGCGCGCGCTGCTTGCGCTGCGGAATTAGGCGCACGCTCTCTTTTGGAGTTTTTAGGCTGCGTAGCAGTCttggtctttttttcctcatccTGCGCTTCAATGGCCTGGTAAAACTCATCAAACTCGTCACCAATCTGTAAGGGGCTAGAGTGCGAGCTGGCATGTGCGCTGGGAGTGGCGCACGGCGGCAGGGGCACCGTGCGCGTAGCGCCATCGTGGCCGCTGCCATCTGAATGTTTGTGCGCGCACCAGCGCCGAACAAATTCGGCGAGCGCACGACTATCGCTGCGTAGAAAAGCATCGAGTGCCTCGTTGATGGGCGCAGCACACCATTCTGGGGCGACGAGTTCCACCTGATAAGGTACGCGCTCCATTGAAAAGTATATCACCTGATAGAGCCGCAGTGCGGGTCGATGCGCATTCATCTGCGCCCTGTAGTCAGGCGCTGAGTAATCAACATGCGCAATGCGGCACAAGTCGCATCCCGCCTCCAGCGACATGCGCTTTGGCCATCCAAGATATATGGGAAGTAAAGGAATGGGCGCACCTCGCTGAGGTCGTGCGTCTCCAAATACAACCTCATTCGGCACCTCCATTGAATAGCGCTTCTCCAATTGGGTGATTTCCGCAGACAAGGCCTCCCAACCAATGCGCTCGCGCGCACCCAACCTGCGCTTGATGTCGTCAGCGCCATCTGCGGCAACATAATGCGCACCAGATTTGGCCTTTCCAGAAAGCCAAAAATCCCACCGCCCTGTGCGGTTCACGACGTCCTGCAGTTCATATGGATTCCTCCTTATTGCAAAAGATTCCCGGTCACGACAATAGACAATTAGCATACCGGAAGTTTGATGAATGTAGATCCCAAACAAACTGAGTAGCGCGGTCGTGCGCAGGAGCAACTGCGCCATCTGTGCCTGTGTCAAACAGGGCTGCGCTAGCGCAATGGTCGTGGGGCAGACGGTTGCGGGCGAGTCCCTGTAGCGCATGCGCCCAAACCGGCGGTGCTCTGGACCAACCAATTGGTCCATCACAAGTTTGTAATCGGACACGCCTGTGCCCTCCTGCACTTTCGTCATTTCCTATTTCGTCGCTAATTGTTTTGGGGTCGTGGAAAAAACGACAGCCCTTAAATGTGTATTCGACCAGAATTCTAATATGTGCGTGCGAGTTTACTATTTCCAAAAACAATGAATGGACGTGGCGAGGATTTTCAAAAACAGCTTGAGGGAATAAGGGGATCCGAGCAAGGATGATTTTTGCCGAAAATCTCCCGTTTCACATTTTGGAATATGGTGTCCATATATGTCTGGAGGTTGATGCGTGTTTTGACATGGAATTTAAGGGACACGatgtgcatttttttttggtccTCATTGCGTCGTTACGCGTCGGTCGACGCAAAACAGAGAGATGAAATGGTTGGCATGAAGGGATTGGGAGTAGGAGAAATTGAGGAAGGTATAGGAAGAAACTGAGGAAggaataagaagaaatcaAGGAAGGtacagaagaaaattaaGGTATTAAGATATTTTCGTGCTTCGAATGTGATCAAGTGTAGCatataataaatacaaTACTTGTATGATTCAGCTGTATATTATGCTATAATGTATGGCATAATGTGGAATCCGATGCATTTTGTGATGATTATCATGCAGAGCACTTATAATATTTACAGAAAATAGTGGTCAACATGATGATTTACAAACACAAATTTCCTCTAAGACGAGCGTTAATATCACAAACCGTGCAATCTTTGAAAAGTAATTTACTAACAGTTTTCtcattttccatttccattttcattttcattttccatttccattttcattttcattttccattttccattttcattttccattttccattttctaACTCTGACGACATTTGTTAATCATTAAACAACACAAAGAATCAAAACTAATTCATCACTCAAGTCTTTTAAACCATTTGCTCACCCACACTTACTAATTGCATATTTTTCAGTACTTGGTTTTTAGCGCTGCCCGAAAGCCAGCACAGCCTGGAACACGCCGCCGCGTAAacgacaaaaaaaaaatgatatttcttGCTCGCGAATCTGTTATCAATTACAGACTTGCATTTGCtaatcattctttttctactGATGCCAATTGAGTACCAAACTAAACCAAATTCGACAAAGGGAACAAAATGGACCAACCGGGACCAGGGAAAAAGGCCGAGGttaaaaaagaatcaaGCAAGCTAGAAAGTATGATGGAATCAGATAAGCCAAAAAGTACGAGAGAATCGAGTGGGACAGAAAGTATGCCGGAAGCAGGcaggaaagaaagcataCCGGAAGCAggtaaaaaagaaagcatgcCGAAATCAGCACAGCCTGCACAAAGCAACGAAGAAGCATCATCGATCACCGCTCAGGACTACATACATGAGCAACTGAGTTTGGAAAAAGAGGCAAGGATGCGTATGCCGTACGATCCAGACAAGTGTACGTACGAATTGGGCCCAATTCGCCAAGAAGTGTATGCATGCTTAACGTGTTCAGAAAGATCTAGAAAACCATGCGGGGTGTGCTTTGCATGCTCAATCAGGTGTCACTCGACCCACCGGTTGGTCGAACTTTTCACAAAACGTGAATTTTCGTGTGATTGCGGAACGGAGCGGACTGCCGGCAAcggaaaatgcaaaatcaGGTATGGCCGGCATGAATCACGTCCTTCATCCCGGAGATCGTCCTTGTTGCTCGACATGCGTCCGTCCTTACACCAAAAAGATACCAGCAGTTCGCAGAAGCAGATTCTGGACGTGCCATCGATGTCAAACACGTACAACCAGAATTTTCGCGGTTTGTTTTGCAGCTGCAAAAAACCATACAACCCGATGGATGACAGCGACATGTTCCAGTGCCAGTTTGGTCAGGCATGTGGGGAAGACTGGTATCATGAAGAATGCCTAATGGGGCTTTTTCCGGGTGTTGTGAGCCGGCGTCCGACACTTTCCGAGGCAAAATCAGGCGAAAACCGGTTGGAAACGCTTTCCGAGGCCGGAATTGACGCCGAATCGGATCACAAGACTGGAAATTGCGTTGGCGAGGTTTTGCCAATGCCCGAATTCCCGTCTTTGGACACATTCGAGACGATTGTGTGCTGGAAGTGCGTCCAGAAGTTTCCAGAACAGTTTGCGCGTCTTGCCAGTCTTTTGCACTGCCAGAAGGTGTACTACGTGCCCTCCGGAAGTCTCGAGGAGAGACGGAGGCTTCTTTTAGGCGGTGAAAAGCATGATAATGCCGATTGTGGGAGCAGAAAAAGGCCCCGGAGGTCTTTCCCCTACACAATACTGCTGGGAAAGGATTTTAAGAGCCAGATTCGTCGGCTGGTGCAGGAAAACCAGCCTCAAAATGCCAGTCTGgtgaagttgatgaaggAATTCGCATTCATGTATGAGGAGGATCCGATATACAAGCCGCCGGAAGACACGGATGACGAAAGCTCGTCGATTTTCGAAATGGGAATGAAGGAATTGAGCAAAGTGCCTGTAGAGCAGGCAATAACCGGCATGGAGGCGTACGAAAAGATTAAGAGTAAGTTGACAGAGTTCTTGAAGCCGTTTGCTGAGCAGAAGAAAGTCGTTACAAAGGATGAAGTGACGCGTTTCTTCGATGCAGAGCTGGGCAAGGGGGTGTGAGTGGTGCAAGGATGCGCAGCTGTGGATTGTCGAGGTGATGGAGACGGACAGTCTTGGAAGGAGCCgatatttttgttggaTCGAAGAGCTGAGAGCATTATGCTTGTTAACATAGActaaaagaggaagaaagaggaagaaagaggaagaaagaggaagaaagagcaATAACGATGAATAACGATGAATAACGATGAATAACGATGAATAACGAGGAATAAAGAGCAATAAAGAGCAATAACGAGCAATAAACGTGTATTAAACGTCAAATAAATGCATTTTCTCAACCGAATCTCGCATCTTCTAATCCATTCAAACCATCCTAAACACATTGCCTCTCTTTCTCAGCAATTGTAAATAGCAGCGTATTCTACAAGCTTCTACACAATGCCAAAATGCAATGCAGCTGCAAAGTAACcattaaataataaaaacaCAGTTTACCCAAGAACCTAGAATTACAAACGCGTACAAAGAAAACCCCAAACGTGGATGTAGCCCACATCTTCAGTAAGGAGACACACTCCGGCTCGTTCTCCTCAAGCTTTGTGGACCTTGTTTGATCCTCTGCTTCAACAGCATGTCCAAGTGGTCGATGTACTTCTCAAGAAAGGCGTTATCCCGATCGTAAGCCTGAGTTCTCCTTTCAATTTCTCCAATCTCGTCATCCAACCGCTTTTCCTCAAGCTTGCCGGATAATCCATCCGACTCCTTTTCCAGCCGCTTCACCTTTTCCCCATACGCCTCTAATCTTGTAGACATATCGGCCGCCTGAGATGAGCAAGTCTGGTATTCCGCACGCAAAGCATCGTTCTCCTTTTCGTTTTTGTCCGCGACGATTTCAAGGTCCGCCAACTGCTTTTGCAAGTCTTCCAGAACCTTCTGCTTGCTTCTTTCCTCATCCTCGGTCACATCCTGACCAAGCTTAAGCCGATATTCCTCAAGCCTCCTCTTTTCCACATCCAACATCGACAAAAGCTTGCTCTCATCACTCGTCAAACGCTCCAAGTGCTTGCCCATCGACTCGTCGTTCGTGCGCGCAGTCCGGAACGACTTGTACATCGCGCCGATCGACGCATTGCTCGTCTCCAGCGTGTACTGCCGCCTGGATTCGTCCTCGTGGATCACGGCCAAGTTGTCCCTTTTTTCGCTGATCACGTGATCAAGATCCTTACACCGCTCGTACACCATCTTGGCCAGCAACTTCTGATACTGCCGGTACGAAACCTTATCTGGGATCTCGGCCAAGTCCATCTTCTGCCGCTTGTGCTCATTTTTCGCGTGTGGGAACTTCAGGCTTGCATCGTAAAACTCGTACTTCTCAATTTCATAAGGCTGCTCATGCTGGACGCTCTGCATCGACTCAACACACCGCAAAGTCAACTCCTCGATGCGCAAACCGGCAACGGGGAAATCCGGAATGCGAATGTCGTCCGGAAACGGCGTGTGCTGGATGTCTAGCATCCAGTCGATTAAGCCGGGGCTTACATAAGCAGCTGAATCGTCGTTCGACGCGACGTTTGCGCGGTACGCGACCGTCAAGTACGTGAGGAACTTGTTGTATATCTCCGGGCTCGACTTGAGTGTTGGCACCTCTCTTTGCAACTGCTGGTCGAAGTACTCGAGCGAGTTTGGAATCACCATCTTGATGATCGGCACCTGGTCTGGCTTTGGTGCCACCTGCTTTAAGTTCGAGTCCagagtgatgatgaagtcACTCTTCAACTCCTCAAACTGGGTCAAGTACTTGAGTTGGTTCGAGAGAATCAAGTACACGTTCAACTTCGTGTTGTGCTTTTCGGCCTCGATCTTGGCAAATAGAGGACTGTTTTTCGAGATTCTTGGAGTGTAGTCATCTGTCTTTTTGTGCTTAGAGGCACCTGCCCGGGACTTCGACCGGCTTCTGCGCGGGCCCTTGTGGCTGTGCTGGCCTCTTTTCGCCTTCTCGTGCGAACCCTTAgcccttcttctcctcacGTGTCCAGAAGAACGCGAAGAAGGTGTTGAAGATCTTGAATTTGATCCAGAATGCTTACTTTCCGGCGAAGAGTCCCTATGCTGCCTCTCAGGCGGTTTGACCGGGTTCTTTGCAAAGTTAAACGAGCCGTGGTTTTCGTAATAGATCGACGCTCCACTAAATCTGTAATACTGCAGGCCGTTTTTTCCAATCAAGATCGACTCCACTAAATCCAACTCTTTGCCGTTCGAAACACTGATAATCAGTGTTTTTGGCTTTCCGCGCTCCGTGAGCTTGTTGAGAATATTATCGAGTGTGACGTACTTGAGCGATGAGCTGATGATGTTGGACTTTGTATCTAGAAGAAGCAGATTGCGAGGAATGAAGTGATTCACTAGTAAAGTTGGGTGATTGTCAATTTCCCGCACGCAAGACACAAATGTTTCAAGCATCACATTATCGTTGAGGTACGGGTTTCCGTCTGCATCCACTGTGCTGCCTGTTTCCTCCACTTTGAGCTTGCCCAAACTCTTAAGAATGCTTTTTCTGTGAAGTTGGACCATCAACTCAACAAGTTCTTTTTGTGCGAGCGTTTGGTCGATGGGAAGGTAATAAATGAGATCCCCGGGTTCCTGGGGCAGAGAAGTGCGTTTAGTCATGTTGAATGTGTGGAAGAGCTAATATGGAGATGAAATGAAGTAGAGATGGGAAGAAGTAAAGATGGATTGgatagataaaaaaagtagcGAGAcgagtgaaaaaaaatcgagAGAAATAAATAGCAGAAAGTAGCGAGATgagatgcaaaaaaaaaaaaacgggTCCAGCACGAGGGATAAGGTAGAAAGAAGTAAGAAAGTGGAAATGTATGAAATACCGTAAGGGGgtagagaagaagagatgaATTATGAGCAGAGTAGAAATAGAAAGTAGAAGTTGAAAGTAAAGATAAAGCGAAAGAAATAGATAAATATGgtagaaagaagagaaagaatatcgaagaaaaagaaatatgatAAGAATAAAGACTACCCGAGCATACAAAGTATGTCAAtctattttaaaaaatacacCGTATATAGCAGAAAAACAAGCGAACGGAACAACCATGCGTGATCCAAGAACAAGTAAAACCAACCGGAATCAAACGCCAGCAACGCGGAGAACAAAAGTAAGCGCCAGtagaaaagcaggaaattTAACAGCAGTGTGCATAATCAAACATGCATCAACCTGGTCCGTCTTTTGACAACCTTATCGGTGGTGGTGAGTTTATCACTATTAGCCTGGATCAACTTGATCTGCTCGTTTGCATCTTTCTCACATAGAACCTTGCCGCAATATATGAAGTACTCAGTCCTAATTGCAGCACCACAAACACAGCATTTGAGGCAGCTCGTGTGAAAAACCTCATTCACCTCGTTTTGCAAACACTCCCCCTCGACTCCCTTGCCGCAAATCCGGCAAAGTGAGCCATTCAACTCGTGGAAATGTGTCTCACAGTAAGGCCGGTCGTTGTAGACATAGCAGG includes the following:
- the HTZ1 gene encoding histone H2A.Z, which encodes MSGKIHGGKGKGGAKDGILRFQSHSARAGLQFPVGRTKRYLKTTVRNKIRVSSKAAIYLAAVLEYLTAEVLELAGNAAKDLHVKRITPRHLQLAIRGDEELDTLIKATIAFGGVLPHINKALLMKVERRRH
- a CDS encoding uncharacterized protein (BUSCO:EOG09262E7W), yielding MDQPGPGKKAEVKKESSKLESMMESDKPKSTRESSGTESMPEAGRKESIPEAGKKESMPKSAQPAQSNEEASSITAQDYIHEQLSLEKEARMRMPYDPDKCTYELGPIRQEVYACLTCSERSRKPCGVCFACSIRCHSTHRLVELFTKREFSCDCGTERTAGNGKCKIRYGRHESRPSSRRSSLLLDMRPSLHQKDTSSSQKQILDVPSMSNTYNQNFRGLFCSCKKPYNPMDDSDMFQCQFGQACGEDWYHEECLMGLFPGVVSRRPTLSEAKSGENRLETLSEAGIDAESDHKTGNCVGEVLPMPEFPSLDTFETIVCWKCVQKFPEQFARLASLLHCQKVYYVPSGSLEERRRLLLGGEKHDNADCGSRKRPRRSFPYTILLGKDFKSQIRRLVQENQPQNASLVKLMKEFAFMYEEDPIYKPPEDTDDESSSIFEMGMKELSKVPVEQAITGMEAYEKIKSKLTEFLKPFAEQKKVVTKDEVTRFFDAELGKGV